The Acidobacteriota bacterium genome segment CATGGGTCCCAACAACATCGTCATGGGCTGGAAAAACGACGGGTCCTCCGTCCTCTTCCGCTCGCGGATGATGGAGTGGAATGATTTCAACGGCCAACTTTACCTGGTCCCGTCCGAAGGCGGCCTGCCCGACAGAATCCCGCTCCCCCGGGGCGGCTTCAGTTCCTTCTCGCCCGACGACTCCAAGCTGGCCTACAACCGCGTCTTTCGCGAATTCCGAACCTGGAAGCGCTACCGCGGCGGCATGGCCGACGACATCTGGATCCATGATTTCGCCTCAAAAACGACCGAAAACCTGACCGATAATCCCGCCCAGGACATCATCCCGATGTGGCGGGGGGACGACGTCTATTTCCTCTCCGACCGCGATGACAACAAGAGGATGAACCTCTTCGTCATCAACACGAAAACCCGGAAGACCGAAAAGCTCACGGACTTTACGGATTTCGACATCAAGTTCCCATCCCTCGGCGACACCGGCATCGTCTTCGAAAACGGCGGATCCATCTATCGCTTCGATTTCGACACTCGGAAAGCCGTCCGCGTCCCCGTCCGGATCGCCGACGACCGTCTGTCCGCCCGGCCCCGGCTCATGGACGTCTCCAAGCAGGTCCGGAGCTTCGAGATCTCACCCGACGGCAACCGGGCCCTCTTCAGCGCCCGCGGCGACATCTTCACCGTCCCGGCCAAGCACGGCAACACCCGAAACCTCACCCAAACCCCCGGCGTCCACGAACGAAATCCCAAGTGGTCCCCGGACGGCAAGTGGATCGCCTACATCGGCGACACCTCGGGCGAGGACGAAATTTACATCATCGCCCAGGACGGTTCGGCCGATTCCGTCCAGATCACCAAGGACGCGGACACCTACAAATACGCCCTCTACTGGTCGCCGGACTCCAAGAAAATCCTCTGGGCCGACAAGAAGCTCCGGTTGAACTATGTCGATATCGCGACCAAAAAGACGGTCGTCGTCGACCAGGCCGAAGCCTGGGAATTCAGCCAGTACGTCTGGTCCCCCGACAGCCTGTGGATCGCCTATGCGCGGCCGGAACGGGACGCCATGACCAAGGTCTATCTCTACGGCCTGAAGGACGGCAAGAGCGCGGCCGTGACGGACGGCTGGTACTCCTCCTACAGCCCCGTGTTTCACGCCGAGGGCAAATACCTGTTCTTCGTCTCCGACCGGGATTTCAATCCCATCTACAGTTCGACCGAATGGAACCACGCCTACGGAGCCCAGGGCCGGATTTATCTGGCGACACTGAATAAGAAAATCGAGTCGCCGTTCAAGCCGAAAAGCGACGAGGTCGCCGTCAAAGCGGAGACCCCGGCGGCCAAAAGCGCTCCGGACAAGCCCGACGAGAAGAAACCGGCCGCAACGCCCGCGCCGCTGGACGTCGACCTCGACGGCATCCAGGGCCGCATCCTGCGTCTCAACGTCCCCGTTGCCCGGTATTTCAACCTCGGTTCGGTCAAGGACAGCCTCTACTACGCGGCTTTCGGCGACCGCGATTCCCGTCCGTCCTTCAAGCTTTACGACCTCAAGGAGCACAAGGAAACCGATCTCGGCGCGGTCAGCGGTTATGAAATCTCGGCCGACGGCTCCAAGATGCTCGTCTTCCAGAACGGCCGTTATGCCATCATCCCCCTTCCCTCCGGACCGATCCAGATCTCCGACGCCCTCGACCTCTCCGGAATGAAGGCCATGGTCGACCTCCGGGCCGAGTGGGACCAGATCTATGAGGAAAGCTGGCGCCAGATGACCTATTTCTTCTATGCGCCCAACATGCACGGCGTGGATTGGGAGGGCCTGAAGGAGCGTTACCGTCCCCTGGCCGCCGCGGTCGGGCACCGCGCGGATCTCACTTACGTCATCGGCGATCTCATGGGCGAGCTCAGCGTCGGTCACGCCTATGTCGGCGGCGGCGACCCCGGCTCGCAGCGCATCATGGTCGGCCGCCTGGGAGCCGATCTCTCAAAAGACGCCGAAACCGGTTTCTTCCGCATCGAACGGATCTACAAAGGACAAAACTGGAACCCCGACCTGCGTTCTCCGCTGACCGAAGTCGGCGTGGATGCCCGCGAGGGGGACTTCATCGTCGCCGCCGACGGCCGGTCCACGGCGGACATGGCCGACCTTCATGAGGCTCTTCTCGACACCGTGGGCAAGCAGGTCCGGCTGAAGCTCAATGCCAAGCCGGTGGAAAGCGGTGCCCGCGAGACCATCGTCCTCCCCATCCCGGTCGAAAGCGGCCTCGTCTACTTCAATTGGGTGCAGGAGAATATCGCCAAGGTCGACAAGGCCACGGACGGACGGGTCGGCTACATCCACGTTCCCAACATGGGTCCGGACGGCCTCAATGAATTCGTCAAGCACTACTATCCCCAGCTCACGAAGAAGGCCCTGATCATCGATGTCCGCGGAAACGGCGGCGGCAACGTTTCGCCCATGCTCATCGAGCGCCTGCGCCGCGAGATCGCCATGGTCGACATGTCGAGAAACACCATCCCGACGCCCGACCCCGGCGGTATGCTCCTCGGACCGAAAATCTGCCTGATGGACGAGTTTTCCGCCTCCGACGGCGACCTCTTCCCCTACCGTTTCCGGCAGATGGGTCTCGGCAAGCTCGTCGGCAAGAGAACCTGGGGCGGCGTCGTCGGCATCCGCGGCACGCTGCCCTTCATCGACGGCGGCCAGCTCATGCGGCCGGAGTTCGCAAGCTACAGTATGGACAGCGAGTGGATCATCGAGGGCGTCGGCGTCGAGCCGGACATCGTCGTCGACAACGATCCGGCCAAGGAGTTCGCGGGAATCGACCAGCAGCTCAACCGGGCCATCGCGGAAATCCTGGAGGAATTGAAGACGGCGGAGAAAGAGTTGCCGGCGATCCCGCCCTATCCGATCAAGAAGAAGTAGAGTCATCAAGGAACTCTGCAAAGCGGGAAAATTGAAAACGGTGATCGACAGGCGTTATCCCATGGAGGACATCGTCGAAGCTCATTGATACGTGGATAGAAGTCAGCCATGCTGGAACTGAGGGCGGTCACCAAAAAGTATTACGCGTTTCCCGTGGTCGATCGTGTCGGTTTCATTATGCGGCGATGCCTCTTCACCGCCGTCAAGTCCGAAAGCCGCAGTTAATCATAGTGTTGATCGCACATAATCATGTATGCTATTATGTACAATAAATAAAACTGAATGAGGTGCAAAATGCAAAAGCTTAAGATTGATCAAGATATCAGATCCATGTCGGAAGTCAGAAACGCCATGGCTTCTTTCATCAAACAAGTCCATAACACCAAACGTCCGGTTGTCATTACACAGCATGGCAAAGGCGTTGCCGTTCTGTTGAGCGCAAATGAATATGAAGCGATGCAGGAAAAAATTGAACTTCTTTCAGACGTCCAAACCTCTCTTAACCAACTGGCTGGAGGAGAGGGAATCTCTCACCAAAATGCAAAAGACAAATTATTGAAGCGGATTTCTCAATGAAAATCGTGTGGTCGCCGCTTGCTGTTGAAAGAGCATCGGAGATCATTGATTACATTGCCCAAGACAAACCTTTGGCGGCAGGGACATGGATTCGTGCGATTTTCTCAAAGGTTGAGCAGCTTCGATCGAATCCGGAAATCGGGCGGATCGTCCCTGAAATCAATGAACGTCAGTTCAGAGAGATCATATACGGAAACTATCGGATCATCTATCACATCGAAACAAAGCAAATATCCATACTCACGATTCGCCATGGGAAACAGATTTTGCCGATAGATGAAATCAAGGCGTGCAGATCTTAGACGCTTCGAGCAGGTGAACTTCATTCTTGTTCGTTCACAGGCTGATTTGTTTTCAGGGGGATTTCCTTTATAATCTGCTCGGATCGTCCTCATGGAAAAGACCCTCAAAGTCATCGCAGAGATGATCCGCTTGGGGATCATCCGGGCCTATGCCATCGGAGGGGGGATTGCCGCGACGTATTACATCGAGCCCATCCTAACCTATGATCTTGACGTTTTCTTTATGCCTGTCAGGGAAGGGCAGGATGAGCTCGCTCCCATCTATGAGTTTGCCCGTGGGCGGGGATACGCCGAAGAGGCGGAGGCCCTCATCATAGAAGGGTTTCCCGTTCAGTTTATTCCGGCCTATAACGATCTTGTCCGCGAGGCCGTGGCCGACCCCGTATCCCTCACGTATCGGGGCGTTGAAGCCAATGTCGTCAAGGCCGAATATCTTATCGCCATCGCCCTGCAGACGGGCCGGGCGAAGGACAGGGAACGCGCCGTCAGGCTTTTGGAGAGCGAATCCGTCGACCGGGGCGTGCTGTCCGGAATCCTTGAAAGGCACAGCCTTTCGGATAAGCTGAAGAACCGGGGAGGCGGAGCCGATGAAAAGTGAGTCCGCGGAGATCATCTTCAAAAAGAAACGCGAGCGGCGCCGCCGGCTGGCCGCGCTGCCGTTCGAGAAGAAGATCGAGATCCTTGTCGAACTTCAGAAGACCGCCGCCGGGATCCGAAGGGACCCTCGCCTCAAGCCTTGGAAAATCTGAAATGCCACATCATCAGCCATGCTGGAACTGAGGGCGGTCACCAAAAAGTATCACGCGTTTCCCGCGGTCGATCATGTCGGTTTCGTTGTGCGAACCGGTGAATCCGTATGAGGGATTACCACAAGATGTGCCGATTGGGTGTGAGAGCGTAAATGTATTGTCCGGCGAAACTCATGATCCGGGCCGATCAGGCCGGCCGGGCGATCGATCTCCTTAAAGACGCCGGCCTGTCCATATCGGGGATTAATATCCATAAAGAAATCCGGGACAGTTAAAACGTCCTGCGTCACCCTGCGGCGCCGACTCACCACCGTCACGGCCGGCGTCTGTCATTTCCGGGGAAGACCGGATGGAATAAACGGGACCCCCGTTCGTCTTGAACAATGAGGACAAGAAGCGATGGATAAGACGGGAAAGACCGGAGCGGGCCTGGAGGACATCCTCCGGTACCGCGAAGAGATTTTCCTCGTGTGCCTGGGCTTTTCCCGGGATGTCACCGCGGCGGAGGACCTGTGCCAGGATGTCTATGCCAGGGCCTGCGCCAAGCTGCCGACCATCCGGAACATCGATGCACTGAAGCCCTGGCTGTTCCGCATCGCCCGGAACATTTGCCTGGATCACGGCCGGCGGTCCCGCATTGTCCGCTTTGTCCCCCTGGATACGGCCGCCGCTGGGGAGTCTCCGGAAGCCCCTCACCGGGAATCCGGGGAAAACGACAACCGCCTGGCCTTCCTGAAAGCCGCCGTCGGCCGCCTTCCGGTAAAGCTTCGGGAGGTGTTCGTCCTGAGGGAATACGCCCGTCTCTCCTACGGGGAGATCGCCAGGACGCTGGACATCAGGGAGGGCACGGTCATGTCGCGCCTGCACCGCGGCCGCCGGGTGCTCGTCAAGATCTTTGGGGAGAATCACCATGACAACGCCGCCGAATGACTGGATCATGAAGGAGATCGAGGATCTCGTCCGCCTGGAATCCGAGCGCGCGCTCGGCGTGTTCCGAGGCCGCGATTTCGCCTCGGGGCTCACGGCCCGGCTTAAGGCTGAAGAGGCGCCCTCCCGACCACCGCTTTTTTTCCGCAAGCTTCTCGTACCGGTCCTGGGCCTCGCCGTGCTCGCCGCGGCCGGCTTGGCCCTGTTCCTGCTCCGGTCCCCGGGCCCTTCCGCTTCCGTGGCCGGGCTATCCGCACTCCATGCGGTCATCGAGATGTACGGCCGGCCGGATCCCGGCGAAGTGCCGTTCGGAGCTCTCGCGCGGCCGGGCGGAGATGATCCCAGGGCGTCCGACGACTGGATCATCAACCGGGCCCTGGCTCTTCTTGTCCCTGAACTCGCGGAAGAGGACTCCGGCCTTTCGTCCGGGACGGCTGACGGTCCCGCGCCGCGTTTCAGCCGCCGCGAAAGGATCAGAATTCTCTTTAAGGACAGGGCCATCGAACGCGTTTTTATGAAAATCCACACATCCGACAAGGAGGCTTGACATGCTCAGGAAATCGTTTTTCGGTCTACTCGTTATTGCGTTGTCCGCCGGTTTTGCCCAGAGCGATTCAACCGTTCCGCAGCCGTCCCGGGACGGCTACGCCCTTCTCGACATGTACATTGCGGCTTTTCAGCAGTGGGCATCAGAGGGGAGCGGGGGCCGGGATGTCGTCGTCGCCAAAATGAACGAGATCATGGCGGAAGCCAAGAGGCTCAGGTCCGACGGCGGAATCGATGCCGTTTTTTACGCCCGGTTTTCCAGATTCCTGGCCGTCAACAAGTTATTCTTCGTCCCCGATCCCGAGAACATGCTGCAGCCCATCATCGAGCCCGAGCTCGCGAGGTTCGTCATGGACAAGCTGGGAGAGGAATATAAGCAGGACTCCATTGGGCAGGTGGCGTCGGCCTTGGCGGAGAGCGTTCTCGATCTCCAGATCTACCTCGACACCAAGGACAAGCGGAAGAAGATGATGGACGACATCGAAAGGAAGTATTCGGCCCCCCCAAAAAAGGAAGATTGACGGGGATGTCGCTGCGGTTCAGGAAGCCTCGTCGGCCGAGGCCACGGCCGGCTACTTGAGTTGGAACCTGACGGTAACGGTGAAGACAACCGGCCGGGGCCGGCCGTTGATGATCATCGGCTCGTACACCCACTGCCGAACGGCCGCGATCGCAACCCCATCGAGGAGAGGAATGGAGCGCAAAATACGGACATCCGTCACCCGGCCGTAGACATCGGTCGTCGCTTCGAGAATGACGATGCCTTCGACCCGGGACATCCGAGCGATCTCAGGGTAATCGGGCTCGATCTTCCGGACGAGCCTGGGCGGTCTGACCTCGCCGACGGCCCGGACCGGGGCCTCGACCTCGCCGACGAGGCTGTAGAGCGCCTCGCTGAGAATGTTGGCCGGCAAGCCGCCTTCAACCCCGTAGTCGACGCCGCCGGGGATCCCATAATCCGCGCCCTCGGCTCCGAAGTCCTCCTCGGCGATGCCGACGGGAATATCCACGGGTGCAACCCTCCATGCCGCGGCCGCCACGGGAACGGTCCGAGGCCTGATGCGGCCTCCCGGGCTTCCGGTCCTTCCTTTCGGCGGAGGCAGGGGGGTTTTGGGAAGAGCGGGAGCGATCCTGACGTCCGAGGCTCTAATCTGCGGCAGATCACCTACCTTGAGGAGAGGCAGGACCAGGGCCAGATTCAGAAAAAGGGCATGACTGAGCGCGGCTGCCGGTAGCGCGATGGCCGCGCCCCGCGCATGTCTTTCCGGAACGAACAGCGAATCCTTGAACATCTCGGCCTCCTTGCGGCGGATTCCCGGAAGCCGGTGCTTCCAACAAAGATACAATTGAAATGGGAGAATATTCCCCGATGCGAAAGGGCATGACTCTTCCGAGATGTGTTAAAATGACCCCAAATGCTCTGGATAATCGAGACGCTTGAGCACGAGAGCTTTCCATACCGCCTGATGCTCCGCTACTTTCGCGCAATCCAGTCCCACCGGGAGGACCGGCCCGCGGCGGGGGTCGCCGAGGCGGCGGCCGCCTATGAGCCGGAAACGCCGTTTGCGGGAGGACGGGCTTTCGAGATCAGGAAACGCGTGCTCGAGGAGTTCCCGGAAGAATTCGCCTGGAAAGACATCCAGGCCGCCTTTCCGGACGTTCCGCCGCCGACGCTGAGGGGTTACCTGGCCGTATTAAGACGAGAGGGGCAGTTGGAATGCCGGGGGCGTGGGCGCCTGAGCCGATGGGTGAAGATGAAGCCCTCTTGACGTCCCACGCCATGGCTTCTTTCATCAAACAAGTCCATAACACCAAACGTCCGGTTGTCATTACACAGCATGGCAAAGGCGTTGCCGTCCTGTTGGGCGCAAATGAATATGAAGCGATGCAAAAAAACTCACGATTCGCCATGGGAAACAGATTGTTCTATCCCCACTGGACACATTTTTAGGTTGCAGTTCATAAGCCTTGATAGTTGATACGTTCAATGGTATTATTGTATGTATCATTGGAGGTGTCGTAATGGTTAAAGTTCCCAAAATTGTCCCCGTGACCGACCTTCGGCAGGATGCGGCGGCTGTCCTGAAGAGATTGCAAGAATCCGGAGAGCCTCTTGTCATAACCCAGAGAGGGCGGGCGACGGCTGTACTGCTGAATCTCGATGCCTACGAGCGATCTCAGCACGAACGGGAAATTTTGCGCCTGCTGGCGCTTGGTGAGAGGGAAATTGCCCAGGGGAAGGGGTGTTCGCTTGATAGCGTGCTTCGGGAGGCTGATGCCCTTCTTCGGGAAAGTGAATCGTGAGAGTGCGGTTTACGCCCTCAGCCCGAATCCGGTTTCTTGATGCGCTTGCCTACATCGCGAAGGATAAGCCTTCATCTGCGTTCAGGTTTCGCAAACGAGCCGAAGAGGGGCTTAGGAGATTGGAGAAATATCCGGAGTCGGGTCGAGTGATACCAGAGTTCCCGGAGTTGGCGCACCGGGAGGTTGTGATCAGTCCGTATCGTTTCTTTTATCGCGTTGAGAAGAAGACGGTGTGGATTGTGGCAGTATGGCACGGAGCACAAGCGATCGTTGAACCGTTCTGACTACCTCATCGAAGGCAGAACCAAGACGGGCAAAGTCCGTTACTACGTTTCCAAGACGCTCCGTGAAGGTGCGCTGCCGGCGATGCCGGAAGGTTTCGAGTTCTCCGAGAACATCAACGGAGTCGTTTCCGTGCGGAAGATCGATTCGTCCGCGGCAAGCGTGCCGGAAGCCGATGTGGCTCTCGCCCGCATGGAGATGGCCCGGCACCCTCATCTCCAAGGCTACCGAATCGAGGTTGTCAAAGGCGAGATCGTCGTCTTCGAACCAAGGGGCGGCATACTCTCCGATTGGATCATGGACGTGGTCCGGGATGACGGCATGATGCGGCGAGTTCAATACGACCCCGTAATGAAATTCGTGCCGTTGCGAGGGCGCAGCGGCTATTGGGTCCACCGGATGACGTACCGGGGCGACGGAGGATGGTCGTGGCCGCTTGGAATGGGGTTTCTTCGCGAGCTGCTCAAACGGTTCCTCGGTTGTGTGGGAACCGACGAGTTCTTCGAGTTGTTGTGAACGTGACCGGTTCTCCACAGCGATGAACGGTGACGCGGCGGCCTGATTCTTTTCGTCACACCGACAATTGGACGGCACTCTGTCGACAATTGGACGCAGGATAACTTGCAATTGGCCGACAATTTTGTTATAGATAGCTGACATGCCTGAAGAAGCCTTATATCCCCGTTTCCTGCGCCCGCGCATCGTGGAAGCACTGGCGGATTCGCCGGTCGTGCTGATCCACGGGCCACGCCAGTGCGGAAAGACCACGCTGGCCCGGCTGGTGGGGGATGAGTCGGGTTTTGCCGCCGGAGTGGTGCTTTATGATGGCGAAGCCGTGGCGGGCTTTGGAGACCGACTCTTTGCCGTGCCTATCTCTCAGTTATGGGAGGGCGATTGATGCTCTTCTCCGAGGACACCCTCGTCCAGTAGACGACCGCGTCGAACTTCAGAAGGCCGCCGCCGGGATCCGCAAAGATCCCCGCCTCAAGCCTTGGGAAATCTGAGATGTGTTAAAATAACCCCAAATGCTCTGGATTATCGAGACGCTTGAGCACGAGAGTTTTCCATACCGCCTGATTATCCGCTACTTCCAAGCGATTCAGTCCCACCGGGAGGACTGGCCCGCGGCTGCAGTCGCCGAGGCTGCGGCCGCCTATGAGCCGGAGATGCCGTTTTCTGGGGGAAGGGCCTTCGAGATCAGGAAACGCGTGCTCGAGGAGTTCCCGGAGGAATTCGCCTGGAAAGACATCCATGCCGCCTTTCCAGACGTCCCGCCGCCGACGCTGAGGGGTTACTTGGCCGTATTAAGACAAGAGGGGCAGTTGGAATGCCGGGGGCGTGGGCGCCTGAGCCGATGGGTGAAGATGAAGCCCTCTTGACGTCCCACGCCATGGCTTCTTTCATCAAACAAGTCCATAACACCAAACGTCCGGTTGTCATTACACAGCATGGCAAAGGCGTTGCCGTCCTGTTGGGCGCAAATGAATATGAAGCGATGTAAAAAAACTCATGATTCGCCATGGGAAACAGATATTGCCGATAGATGAAATCAAGGCATGTCATGTCCAGAATGCTGAAAGCGGAGCACATCGCCAAGTGCCCCGAAGACATCGCCCTTGTGGAAGTCGATGTCCTATGTTGAGTACCGGACCAACAAACTTGGCTATCTCATCGTAATTGCTCAATAAAAAATACTGCTGTATAATAATTTAAAGCACGACAAGGAAGCATGCCATGAATGAAATATTTTTTTTGATTGAAGAAGACCCTGAAGGTGGGTTTAACGCCCAGGCGCTGGGGCATTCCATCTTTACCGAGGGAGATACAGAGGAAGAGCTGAAACACAATATCATCGATTCGATTAAATGCCACTTCGAGGCAGCGGAAGTTCCTGCTGTCGTGAGGCTGCATTTTGTCAGAGAGGAAGTGCTGGCCGTCCATGCATAGAATACCCCGCGATCTCTCCGGCAGCGAGCTGTGCAAACTTTTGGGGCGCTTCGGCTACGCAGTCACACGCCAGACAGGCAGCCATATCAGGCTAACCGCTCAACAACCGTCGCAGGTTCATCACATAACCATCCCCAATCACGATCCGATTAAAATCGGCACCCTCAATAAAATTCTGAACGACATCGCAGCGTTTCAAAATATCTCAAAAGAACAACTGATTCAACAACTGTGGGGCTGATCGAGCCTTGCCGCCGACCCCTGAAAACAATCGAATAAAAGAACTTACCGCGGAGAACACCCGCCTTAAAGCCCTGCTTGATGCGCACGGCATCAACTGGCGGCAAGAGCCCATACAATACCCCTCAACGCCGGACAACCCGCAGCTTGCCGCACACGAGACCACCTCACCTCTTGATTCCGGCGCAAAAGCAGCACTTTTCCGCAGCCTTTTCCGGGGCCGTGCCGATGTCTACGCTCTGCGCTGGGAATCGGCTAAAGGGAAATCAGGGTATTCCCCCGCCTGCGACAATGAATGGAAGCCAGGCGTTTGCAACAAGCCTCGCATAAAATGCGGGGATTGCGAAAACAGGATGCTGCTCCCGGTTACCAATCAGGTCATCTATGACCATCTGAGCGGCAAACAGACCATTGGCGTTTATCCTCTGCTGACCGACGATACCTGCTGGTTTCTGGCTGTTGATTTCGATGAGGCTGAATGGCGCGAGGATGCCGGGGCTTTTATGCAATCATGCCGGGAGCTTGGCGTGCCTGCGGCGCTTGAAATATCGCGCTCGGGACAGGGCGCGCATGTATGGATATTTTTTTCCGGGGCTGTTCCGGCGCGAGACGCCCGCCGGCTGGGCGCAGCGATCATCAGTCATACCTGCGCCCGCACACGGCAATTAAGCCTTACGAGCTATGACCGCTTTTTCCCCAATCAGGATAGGTTGCCCAAAGGCGGTTTCGGCAACCTGATAGCCTTGCCGCTTCAAAAAAATATTCGCGGGCACGGCCGAAGTGTCTTTGTCGATGAACAGTTTATGCCGTGGCCTGATCAGTGGGCTTTTCTGGCGTCAACTGGAAGAATGGGCTTATCGGATATTCATACCTCAATCTTGAAAGCAACCGACGGAGGACATCCCATTGATGTGGCATTTGTCACGGAAGAAGATGAACGGAAGCCATGGAAGCGTCCAACCTCTGAATTTAAAAATATTCCTGGACCGCTGCCCTCGTCGCTAAATATCATTTTTGCAAATCAGCTGTTCATTGAAAAGTCCGAACTGCCACAGCCG includes the following:
- a CDS encoding PDZ domain-containing protein — translated: MKPRLALSVTLIFALICFAGLPAAAQAPAGSDEARVLRTPALHGGQIVFSWAGDLYTVDAAGGTARKLTSHEGYEIFPRFSPDGKTIAFTGEYDGNREVFLIPREGGVPQRLTTTSVLSRDDVSDRMGPNNIVMGWKNDGSSVLFRSRMMEWNDFNGQLYLVPSEGGLPDRIPLPRGGFSSFSPDDSKLAYNRVFREFRTWKRYRGGMADDIWIHDFASKTTENLTDNPAQDIIPMWRGDDVYFLSDRDDNKRMNLFVINTKTRKTEKLTDFTDFDIKFPSLGDTGIVFENGGSIYRFDFDTRKAVRVPVRIADDRLSARPRLMDVSKQVRSFEISPDGNRALFSARGDIFTVPAKHGNTRNLTQTPGVHERNPKWSPDGKWIAYIGDTSGEDEIYIIAQDGSADSVQITKDADTYKYALYWSPDSKKILWADKKLRLNYVDIATKKTVVVDQAEAWEFSQYVWSPDSLWIAYARPERDAMTKVYLYGLKDGKSAAVTDGWYSSYSPVFHAEGKYLFFVSDRDFNPIYSSTEWNHAYGAQGRIYLATLNKKIESPFKPKSDEVAVKAETPAAKSAPDKPDEKKPAATPAPLDVDLDGIQGRILRLNVPVARYFNLGSVKDSLYYAAFGDRDSRPSFKLYDLKEHKETDLGAVSGYEISADGSKMLVFQNGRYAIIPLPSGPIQISDALDLSGMKAMVDLRAEWDQIYEESWRQMTYFFYAPNMHGVDWEGLKERYRPLAAAVGHRADLTYVIGDLMGELSVGHAYVGGGDPGSQRIMVGRLGADLSKDAETGFFRIERIYKGQNWNPDLRSPLTEVGVDAREGDFIVAADGRSTADMADLHEALLDTVGKQVRLKLNAKPVESGARETIVLPIPVESGLVYFNWVQENIAKVDKATDGRVGYIHVPNMGPDGLNEFVKHYYPQLTKKALIIDVRGNGGGNVSPMLIERLRREIAMVDMSRNTIPTPDPGGMLLGPKICLMDEFSASDGDLFPYRFRQMGLGKLVGKRTWGGVVGIRGTLPFIDGGQLMRPEFASYSMDSEWIIEGVGVEPDIVVDNDPAKEFAGIDQQLNRAIAEILEELKTAEKELPAIPPYPIKKK
- a CDS encoding type II toxin-antitoxin system Phd/YefM family antitoxin; translation: MQKLKIDQDIRSMSEVRNAMASFIKQVHNTKRPVVITQHGKGVAVLLSANEYEAMQEKIELLSDVQTSLNQLAGGEGISHQNAKDKLLKRISQ
- a CDS encoding type II toxin-antitoxin system RelE/ParE family toxin, whose product is MKIVWSPLAVERASEIIDYIAQDKPLAAGTWIRAIFSKVEQLRSNPEIGRIVPEINERQFREIIYGNYRIIYHIETKQISILTIRHGKQILPIDEIKACRS
- a CDS encoding RNA polymerase sigma factor, translating into MDKTGKTGAGLEDILRYREEIFLVCLGFSRDVTAAEDLCQDVYARACAKLPTIRNIDALKPWLFRIARNICLDHGRRSRIVRFVPLDTAAAGESPEAPHRESGENDNRLAFLKAAVGRLPVKLREVFVLREYARLSYGEIARTLDIREGTVMSRLHRGRRVLVKIFGENHHDNAAE
- a CDS encoding energy transducer TonB is translated as MFKDSLFVPERHARGAAIALPAAALSHALFLNLALVLPLLKVGDLPQIRASDVRIAPALPKTPLPPPKGRTGSPGGRIRPRTVPVAAAAWRVAPVDIPVGIAEEDFGAEGADYGIPGGVDYGVEGGLPANILSEALYSLVGEVEAPVRAVGEVRPPRLVRKIEPDYPEIARMSRVEGIVILEATTDVYGRVTDVRILRSIPLLDGVAIAAVRQWVYEPMIINGRPRPVVFTVTVRFQLK
- a CDS encoding type II toxin-antitoxin system Phd/YefM family antitoxin, which translates into the protein MIVDTFNGIIVCIIGGVVMVKVPKIVPVTDLRQDAAAVLKRLQESGEPLVITQRGRATAVLLNLDAYERSQHEREILRLLALGEREIAQGKGCSLDSVLREADALLRESES
- a CDS encoding type II toxin-antitoxin system RelE/ParE family toxin; the protein is MRFTPSARIRFLDALAYIAKDKPSSAFRFRKRAEEGLRRLEKYPESGRVIPEFPELAHREVVISPYRFFYRVEKKTVWIVAVWHGAQAIVEPF
- a CDS encoding 2-oxoisovalerate dehydrogenase: MNEIFFLIEEDPEGGFNAQALGHSIFTEGDTEEELKHNIIDSIKCHFEAAEVPAVVRLHFVREEVLAVHA
- a CDS encoding type II toxin-antitoxin system HicA family toxin, whose translation is MHRIPRDLSGSELCKLLGRFGYAVTRQTGSHIRLTAQQPSQVHHITIPNHDPIKIGTLNKILNDIAAFQNISKEQLIQQLWG